In Euphorbia lathyris chromosome 9, ddEupLath1.1, whole genome shotgun sequence, the following are encoded in one genomic region:
- the LOC136205231 gene encoding major allergen Pru ar 1-like, translating into MGVLTIEREITTSVPPTTMFKIFILENHIFLPKIAPHITVEILEGNGGPGTIKKTTFGAQGSEFKYIKTKTEATDKEKLSHSYSIIEVEPKIERIEKITMEIKMEGSINGGSIIKSCNKYYPKENCEIDEQKIKAKAEKANAFFKVVEAYILANPHLCN; encoded by the exons ATGGGTGTTTTGACTATTGAAAGGGAAATTACCACTTCAGTCCCTCCAACTACTATGTTTAAGATTTTTATCCttgaaaatcatatttttcTTCCTAAGATTGCTCCTCATATCACTGTTGAAATCCTTGAAGGAAATGGAGGTCCTGGCACCATCAAGAAAACTACCTTTGGTGCCCAAG GTAGTGAATTCAAGTATATTAAGACAAAAACAGAAGCTACAGACAAAGAAAAATTGAGTCATAGCTATAGCATTATTGAAGTAGAGCCAAAGAttgaaagaattgaaaaaataacAATGGAGATCAAAATGGAGGGTTCCATTAATGGAGGATCCATTATAAAAAGCTGCAACAAGTATTATCCAAAGGAAAACTGTGAGATTGATGAACAGAAAATCAAGGCTAAAGCTGAAAAGGCAAATGCCTTTTTCAAGGTTGTTGAAGCCTATATCTTGGCCAATCCTCATCTTTGCAACTGA